Within the Bacillus marinisedimentorum genome, the region AGGGGCAGCATATATTCCAGAAAATAAAAAAGCCGGACACTCATGCTTATATGCATTGAGTGTCCGGCTTTTTATCTTCAATATACGACCCCATATTGCTGTGGTGCACACCCGTGACAGTTTTTTATCAAACCGGTGTTCTGTTGGTATTTTATTTCAGCAAAATTGACATTTTATATATTGCCTTTGTCTTGAGTTAATGGTCTTTATTATAAATTCTGAGACAATGTCAATAACCTCGGATCTTCTGCGGTGGATGATCGCCTCTAATGGAAGTTTGTTTTTCAAATCACGGGCAGTGGTAATAGTATAATTGCCTGTCAGAGAGATATACACATCCTTATCCACAAATGCATCTGTGTATCAACAGCATTATACGATGTTATTAACAATATCCACAATAGAGAGGGGTCTTATACACAAAAATCCACCGAATAAAAGTGAGGCATTAAAACACGAAAGAAAACGGTTTATCCACATTGTTAACACCTCTGTGGATAACTTTTATCAACAGAAGTGGAGGCGTAAATCGTTTTGGTTCTGAATCCTGAATACAAAACAAAAAAGGTCCCCGGGAAACGGGAACCTATCTCCTAACTTAATCATGCTTTTTTGCCCGCTGATCAGCTTCTCTTGAGCGTTCCTGCGCTTCGCGGTCTTCCTGGTCGGCTAACTCCTGGGAGAATTCGATGTCTTTACCATCGGGGGTTTTATTCGATCTCATGACATCATTCGGATCCGGTGCCTGTTCATTTCGTTTTTTCTCGTCCATGATATCCACTCCTTTTCAGGAATTGAGTTCCTGGAATTTTTTGTCCATGTTATGATTTTACCCGCCGTGTTGATGATGTAATCTTATTTTCCGCCGGCGCGGTCAGCTGCCCTGAATTCATGGCCGTATAAGACTTCCTGTGTTTTTCGCAATGTTTTGCGCTGGGCTTTTTCCTTTTTCCGCTTTGCTTCCATATACTCAACCTGCCTTTATGTAGGATTTATCTTTAGCTTTTCTCTCCGGCTGGGAAAGTATACTTCTTGCGCAATGTAAAAAAGCCTGCACAGGGCAGGCTTTCAAGCTTCAAGACGCTGTTCGGATACTTCTTCCTCGATTGACCGCATCGTATGAAGTGTGTACTGGTCTTTTGGGATTTCAAAAAGGTTATAGGTGAGTCCGTTTGCGTTGAGCTGTTCAAAGATGTGTGTTTTTGTTTCATTGGCAAGGACAACGTAAGGCAGCTTTTGGGCGGCTCTAGTTGAACGGACGTTCTGCAATCTGATGCGCATGTAAATGGTTTCGATGTCCAGTTCGTAGAACAATTCGTTGAAGAAGTGTTTCTTTGCTTCCTGATTATAGCCTTTGCCGAAATAGGGCTGGCCGATCCAGGTGCCGAGAAAGCCGGACTTCTCCTGGACGTCGAACAGATTGATCGTTCCGATTGGGTATCCCCATTCATCAAGAATTGTCCTTGAGATCAATTCGCCGCGTTCTTCGGCTTCGATTGTCTGTTTCGTCATAAACAGGAATTCATCATAGGAATAAGCCTTATGACGGACGTATGGAAAAACTTCAGGGTGCACCATCAGATCATACAGGGTATGAGAGTCTGCCAGGTCGCGTTTTTTAAGCATAAAAAAATCCCTCCTGCGAGGGTGGACAGACGCCACGGGCTTTACCACCCTCGAATTTTTTCGATGAAAGCTAAAAAAATTCGGGGTGGGAATCGAACCCACTAGAACCAGTCAGACTGGTGGCGCACCATTTGCCTTTCCCGTATTTACCAAAACGTTCATGTGACGTTCGGATTGTCGTTGTAAACGGCCAACAATTCAATAATGGGAATGATTATTTCCTAATCGTATTCTACTCAATTTCTTACAAAAAGTGAACTGTTTTTTACCCTAATTTATTATAAATTTTTTCGCCGCTAATCATTGTCAGGACAGGCTTCGCCAGGTAATCGAACGGATGCCCGCTCCAGAGGGCCAAATCTGCATCTTTTCCGGTTTCGATGCTGCCGACCCGGTCGTCTACACCGAGGTTCCTGGCAGGTAAAATGGTGATGCCTTCGAGTGCTTTTTGTTCAGGGAGGCCTTCACGAACGGCAAGTGATGCACAGATGTTCAAATATTGAATCGGTGTATAAGGATGATCAGTCATGATCGATACTTCAATATGATGATCGGTCAAAACCGAATAGGTCTTCCATGATTTGTTTTTCAGTTCAATTTTCGACTTCCTTGTAAAAGTCGGTCCGACAGAAACCTTAAGTCCGGAAAGTTCGTCAGCAATATAATGGCCTTCTGTGCAATGCTCGATCCGCAAATCAAGGTCGAACTCTTCCGCGAAACGTACAGCTGACATGATATCATCGGCACGGTGAGCGTGGATGCGGACCGGTATTTCCCGTTTCAGGGCGGCGACGATCGGAGCTGTACGGAATTCCTCCGGTCTGTCCGTGTGAAGGGCATTGTAAAATGTCTCCCGGAGCATGCCCATTATCCCCATTCTCGTAACTGAATCACGGGATGATTCACTGTGCATGCGCTTCGGGTTTTCGCCAAGGGCGATTTTCAGTCCGGACCGCTCCCTTAACATCATTTTGCTGATATTTTTGCCGGATGTTTTTATGACGCTTGTTGTCCCGCCGATAACATTGGCGCTTCCCGGCAGTACCTGTACAGCAGTGACGCCGTGTTCGATTGCATCACGGAAGCCGATATCCAGCGGCTGGACCCCGTCGATTGCGCGGATATGCGGTGTGAGCGGTTCGATTGTTTCATTGGCATCGCTGCCGGCCCAGCCTGTCCCTTCATCATACAGGCCGAGGTGTGTATGCACATCGATGAAGCCGGGCAGCAAGTATTTCCCCCGGCATTCGATTACTTCAGTTTTTTCATCCGGAATCAATGTCCGGCCTATTGCAGATATTTTTCCTTCATCTATCAGCACATCTCCATTTTGAATAATCGGAGAAGTCACCGGGATAACGGTTGCGTTTTTAAAAAGAGTTTTCATATCTGGTCTCCCGTCCCTTCGTGGAATGAAATAATCACCATGATTTCAAATCGGCTTTTCAGGCGAGATTGCAGTTAATGAGGGAATCAGCCGATGAACTTCTCGACCGTTACACGTTAATATTTACAGGAGTGCGGCTGATCCCCGGGCTTTTTTATTTAATCTTAAAAAGGGAGTCGATCTCCGCTGCACGTGCCCTTTTCACTACAGGTACTAGTGCTGCATGCGTTCCTGTTCGCTTCGGCCATATGCCGGGGAATCACAAAGATGCGCACGCCGAGTATTGCTTACCCGCATCAATCAAGAAGTTAACCCCCTCTAAAATAAGTCACGCAGCGCTTTTTTCAGCGTCGGGAATTGAAAGGTAAAGCCGGCGTCCTCCAGTTTTTTCGGGAGCACCTTCTGGCCTGATAACAGCAGCATGCTCATTTCACCAAGAAGCAGCCTTAATGCAATTCCTGGAACCGGAAGCCAATGTTTTCTATCCAGTGCCTCCCCCAGTTTTTTGCCGAAGTCATTCATTTTTACAGGCTTAGGCGCTGTGATATTGACCGGTCCGCTTATCTTTTCTTTATACAGGATAAAATCAATGCTTCTGATTGCATCCCGTAAATGAATCCAGGAAACCCATTGCTTGCCGCTGCCGACTTTCCCGCCTGCATGCAATCTGTAAGGCAAAGCCATCTTCGGCAATGCCCCGCCGGTATCACTTAAAATGAGGCCAAAACGGGCAAACACTGTCCTGACTCCCATGGCCGCAGCTTTTGAAGCGGTTTGCTCCCATGCCTTAACGGTCCTTGCCAGAAAGTCACCGCCGGCTTCGTCCCATTCTTCTGTAAAGGTCTTTTTTTTCGACGTTCCATAAAATCCAATTGCAGAGGCATTAATGAAAACGGACGGGCGCTTTGACATTCTTTCTATGAGTTCGAGGATTCGTTCCGTTGTCTCGATTCTGCTGTCGTAGATTTCTTTTTTTCGCTCTTTTGTCCATCTGCTGTTAATTGATTCACCGGCAAGGTTGATGACAGCGTCTATATTTTTCAGTTCGTTTTCAGGGTTGCTGTCCCCGGTGAGCCACTTAACATAGGTTGCATTTTTCTTTGTCCCTTTAGTGGCGGGGTTTCTCGTCAAAATAAACAAGTTGTGTCCCTGTGACGCCATATATTCTGTAAGGGCAGCCCCGACAAATCCGGTGCCGCCGGCAATGACGATACGCATACTTGTTCCTCCTTTGGAAGAGCGGTGATTGTCCGGAATCTGCTTCTCTTCTTTAATTCTGTACTGAGGGTAATATTCCTTTTTACAGAAGGGTTTAACGGCATGATATGATTAAATATGAGGTGAATCGCTATGCCGAAGATAACTAGAATTACGGCCCAGAAGAAAAATGACGAGCGTTTTAATGTTTATATTGATAAAGGCGGCGGAGAAGAATTCGGATTTGGGGTCGACCAGGATGTGCTGATCAAATTCAACTTGCGCAAAGGGAAAGAGCTGACAGAAGAAGAAATTGTAGAACTGCATGATGAAGAGGAATATCGAAAAACATACACTGCTGCAGTCAGATATCTCGGCCATCGCATGCGGTCGGGCAAAGAATTGAAAGACTATCTGGCGGAAAAGGAGTACCCGGCTGTATATACGGAGCGCGCAATACAGAAGCTTTCGGAAATGAACTACATCAATGATGCCGAGTTTGCTGTCGCGTACGTGCGGACCCAGATGCGGACGACTCAGAAAGGTCCGGGCGCGATCAGGCAGGAGTTAATTAAAAAGGGTTTGTCAGAAGCTGAAATTGAGGCAGGCTTAGCCGAATACCCATCGGAACTCCAGGTTGAAAACGCCGTAAAGCTCGCCCGCAAAAAAGCGGCACAAAATAAAAAAAATTCCCCGAAAGAAACACGCAAGAAACTTGAAATGGCACTGATGCAAAAAGGCTACCCGTCTGAAGTGATCCGGACTGCTGCCGAACAGGCAGATACCGGCACAGGGGAAGAAGAACGCAATGAAGCTCTTGAATACCAGGGCAACAAAGCCCATCGCAGGTACAGCAAGTATGAAGGGTGGGAGTATGTAAAG harbors:
- a CDS encoding YfhD family protein, whose amino-acid sequence is MRSNKTPDGKDIEFSQELADQEDREAQERSREADQRAKKHD
- a CDS encoding YfhE family protein, with translation MEAKRKKEKAQRKTLRKTQEVLYGHEFRAADRAGGK
- a CDS encoding GNAT family N-acetyltransferase; translated protein: MLKKRDLADSHTLYDLMVHPEVFPYVRHKAYSYDEFLFMTKQTIEAEERGELISRTILDEWGYPIGTINLFDVQEKSGFLGTWIGQPYFGKGYNQEAKKHFFNELFYELDIETIYMRIRLQNVRSTRAAQKLPYVVLANETKTHIFEQLNANGLTYNLFEIPKDQYTLHTMRSIEEEVSEQRLEA
- a CDS encoding amidohydrolase, which produces MKTLFKNATVIPVTSPIIQNGDVLIDEGKISAIGRTLIPDEKTEVIECRGKYLLPGFIDVHTHLGLYDEGTGWAGSDANETIEPLTPHIRAIDGVQPLDIGFRDAIEHGVTAVQVLPGSANVIGGTTSVIKTSGKNISKMMLRERSGLKIALGENPKRMHSESSRDSVTRMGIMGMLRETFYNALHTDRPEEFRTAPIVAALKREIPVRIHAHRADDIMSAVRFAEEFDLDLRIEHCTEGHYIADELSGLKVSVGPTFTRKSKIELKNKSWKTYSVLTDHHIEVSIMTDHPYTPIQYLNICASLAVREGLPEQKALEGITILPARNLGVDDRVGSIETGKDADLALWSGHPFDYLAKPVLTMISGEKIYNKLG
- a CDS encoding TIGR01777 family oxidoreductase, giving the protein MRIVIAGGTGFVGAALTEYMASQGHNLFILTRNPATKGTKKNATYVKWLTGDSNPENELKNIDAVINLAGESINSRWTKERKKEIYDSRIETTERILELIERMSKRPSVFINASAIGFYGTSKKKTFTEEWDEAGGDFLARTVKAWEQTASKAAAMGVRTVFARFGLILSDTGGALPKMALPYRLHAGGKVGSGKQWVSWIHLRDAIRSIDFILYKEKISGPVNITAPKPVKMNDFGKKLGEALDRKHWLPVPGIALRLLLGEMSMLLLSGQKVLPKKLEDAGFTFQFPTLKKALRDLF
- the recX gene encoding recombination regulator RecX; the encoded protein is MPKITRITAQKKNDERFNVYIDKGGGEEFGFGVDQDVLIKFNLRKGKELTEEEIVELHDEEEYRKTYTAAVRYLGHRMRSGKELKDYLAEKEYPAVYTERAIQKLSEMNYINDAEFAVAYVRTQMRTTQKGPGAIRQELIKKGLSEAEIEAGLAEYPSELQVENAVKLARKKAAQNKKNSPKETRKKLEMALMQKGYPSEVIRTAAEQADTGTGEEERNEALEYQGNKAHRRYSKYEGWEYVKRMKQFLFRKGFSMEEIDRFIEEKKEGDG